One window of Sardina pilchardus chromosome 2, fSarPil1.1, whole genome shotgun sequence genomic DNA carries:
- the LOC134098810 gene encoding probable E3 ubiquitin-protein ligase HERC3 — MSLFTWGAHADRGLTKSDSVDIQEAIHFVRSQNRICCVSSGRTIVAFLRGEGKLSIFRTQEEDGSTRAGKLKNFNDVKEIDLISCGETTAVLILSGGKALSLDRFNKLRPLEVLHNKRIAQIACGNQHSLALTEDGQLFTWGQNSNGQLGLGKGEPSTMSPQPLKSLAGIPLSQISAGGDHSFALSLSGAVFGWGKNSAGQLGLGDNIDCPEPVQITALNIKKIIHISCGEGHTAVLTKDGGVFTCGSGRYGQLGHNSFRDELRPRLVAELWGSKVSQIACGRHHTLVLVGDSNAILAFGRGEEGQLGNGQSANSSVPLYVRFPQDHEETFGTITAGGYLSFAFCHTQSDPGNRHPTKSKGLLTLDILTAENWVSGSKPQNKINKEIGRIFSSASCINGSFMDTCSDKHYLTREGNSGLDLSLARLTFEKMAEDHTVLTEVESVVRLRLLPSLSPSPAGVEGLRVYLILPELLRVLLKHNRGTDLAVSLAEAILRLHPDSLKSLEILWSTLPGSYLRTVLKVFRTVSGKTFAESVNNASDHGPPLQLTQVLQRVHEAVRSGKRRIPDQCFYVKEVNSVFKELDARLIELDQPHLLMDPRWQTQRVSIQNTMALCETNILQLKSRPCIFNLEGKRIVLNLHLKNIRAYENTYFLLNLRRTALLEDAFSQLQHAGPHDLRKYLGVRYMENDVQLKISDVDKRDFFLNVFRELYHSNMFMYNDTGTLVWFPSQDRVEVQKYFLFGMLCGLALYNNSVVHLPFPSALFKKLLNIPPTLEDLSEMSSVAKSLQDVLDYDDVESMGFFFSIFWDNKEVELDPNEAGKPVTNSNKKEFVHAYVDYVLNKSVEKVFEEFKRGFFKVCSRDVVEMFHPEELRGMMVGKEDYDWDILQQNASYEFGFYENHPTIVLFWEVFQELSEDDKKAFILFLTGFERVPILGMQQIKMRVQVLPGSTPDHLPEALTCHSLLMLHPYQSREVLRTRLREALHHRRGFWEVYCWGEAKLQELNILTKKDVCCHNSDAVQKAVLTTAISHLSIGDEVTAILWENGIASVAVRKQNGSTWQQISLKTNGNIVAVCVGATHAILLTKEGALLHWSSSDVSSIPKRLANVQNRQVVQIACGDNHSLALIKDGQVFTWGQNSNGQLGLGKGEPSTMSPQPLKSLAGIPLSQISAGGEHSFALSLSGAVFGWGKNSAGQLGLGDLSDRLSPAPVVALSQKKTTFISCGAEHTAVLTKGGGVFTCGSGRYGQLGHNSFRDELRPRLVAELWGSKVSQIACGRYHTLALVEPQGPIYAFGCGEQGQLGSGQTDNQAVPLPVGLPQEQNKVGAIKRIFAGANQSFAVRTSEEDSVASNPDFDQVKMIWGLDFEIADRWISSSTKSWTKTKRDITKMFSSVSCVSGSFLKSSDRHYLTSEYQCGLDLSMARQYFEKLSQNEKVLKEVESVVRLRLLPSLSPSPAGVEGLRVYLILPELLRVLLKHHRGTDLAVSLAQAILRLHPDSLRILESYWSRIGYSFFRTVVKNFLCYSVSKNIQQESLKKIVEMLQKLYSVNSLRHSRLNDSHFHIKEINNFLFDFESMARQEFFNFFWEGKSSKILPFVKFYREVLLNLTAFPCIFDMEAKQKVFKINVKSNHGPLIPQTNHNTLHVQRETLLKDTFEYLQRNIHDFHMPLKVKFVEENGIDDGGISQEFFRLFSKALISEDCSLLLEESERVWFMSNECESVDVYMDIGTIVGMALYNQCLVNIPFPSALFKKLLGEMPTLRDLEELSPCQARCLKALLDYEDEELELLEQDFRVKGQDLIPNGGDIFVTKGNRQKFVGLYVDFVFNKSMAQQFEAFAEGFGRACPEQTWKMFSPDELRILICGEPKYEWEDLRKVAKYEGCESSDLLIQNFWRVLFELSKEDQLKFLSFIYGTDRIPIGGLAKRNLKIVRLIMDNPDEYLPQANACYGTLQLPNYSSVDILQDKLTHAINYCEVFGMT, encoded by the exons ATGTCTTTATTTACATGGGGCGCACACGCAGACAGAGGACTCACTAAGTCTGACTCGGTGGACATTCAGGAGGCCATTCACTTTGTGCGCTCGCAAAACAGGATCTGCTGTGTGTCATCAGGGAGAACGATTGTCGCGTTTTTACGCGGTGAGGGTAAATTGTCCATATTCCGAACGCAGGAGGAGGATGGAAGTACGAGGGCAGGAAAACtga AAAACTTCAACGACGTCAAGGAGATTGACCTTATATCTTGTGGGGAAACCACCGCTGTCTTAATTCTTAGCGGAGGAAAGGCGCTGTCGCTGGATAGGTTTAATAAACTAAG GCCTCTTGAGGTACTACATAATAAACGCATTGCTCAGATTGCTTGCGGAAATCAGCATTCACTTGCTCTCACTGAAG ATGGGCAGTTGTTTACGTGGGGCCAGAACTCCAACGGTCAGCTGGGTCTGGGGAAGGGGGAGCCCAGCACCATGTCCCCCCAACCCCTCAAGTCTCTGGCGGGGATCCCCCTGTCTCAGATCAGTGCTGGAGGAGACCACAGCTTTGCCCTGTCCCTCTCAGGGGCCGTGTTTGGCTGGGGCAAGAACAGCGCTGGCCAGCTGGGCCTAGGAGACAACATAG ATTGCCCTGAACCCGTTCAGATAACAGCTCTGAATATTAAGAAGATTATTCACATCTCCTGTGGAGAAGGCCATACAGCAGTTCTAACTAAG GATGGTGGAGTGTTTACGTGTGGATCAGGACGTTATGGCCAGCTGGGGCACAACTCCTTCAGAGACGAACTGAGACCACGACTGGTGGCTGAACTCTGGGGCTCAAAGGTGTCTCAGATTGCCTGTGGGAG ACACCATACATTAGTACTTGTGGGAGACTCCAATGCTATCCTTGCATTTGGGCGCGGTGAAGAGGGACAGCTTGGAAATGGACAGAGCGCCAACTCTTCCGTCCCTCTGTATGTTCGCTTTCCACAAG ATCATGAGGAGACCTTTGGGACAATTACTGCTGGAGGGTATCTCTCCTTTGCTTTCTGCCACACTCAG TCAGACCCAGGAAATCGTCATCCCACGAAAAGCAAAGGATTATTGACACTAGATATTCTGACTGCTGAGAACTGGGTCTCCGGTTCAAAGCCACAGAATAAAATTAACAA GGAAATTGGGAGAATATTTTCTTCAGCATCCTGCATTAATGGAAGCTTTATGGACACATG CTCTGACAAACACTACCTGACCAGGGAAGGGAACTCTGGACTGGACTTGTCACTTGCACGTCTcacttttgagaaaatggcTGAAGATCACACAGTGTTGACTGAG GTGGAGTCTGTGGTGCGCCTGCGTCTGCTCCCGTCCCTGAGCCCCAGCCCTGCTGGAGTGGAGGGCCTCAGAGTTTACCTCATCCTGCCGGAGCTGCTCAGGGTGCTGCTCAAACACAACAGGGGCACAGACCTCGCCGTCTCATTGGCCGAGGCCATTCTCAGGCTGCACCCTGATTCGCTAAAATCCCTGG AAATCCTCTGGTCCACACTTCCTGGCTCATACCTTCGAACTGTTTTGAAAGTTTTCCGGACAGTGTCAGGAAAGACTTTTGCTGAAAGTGTTAACAATGCCAGTGACCATGGACCGCCACTACAGCTAACACAGGTTCTACAGAGGGTGCATGAG GCCGTCCGGAGTGGCAAGAGAAGGATACCTGATCAGTGTTTCTATGTCAAAGAAGTCAATTCAGTATTCAAAGAA TTGGATGCCAGACTGATTGAACTAGACCAACCTCATCTTCTAATGGATCCACGCTGGCAAACCCAACGAGTGTCAATACAGAACACCATGGCCCTGTGCGAG ACAAACATCCTTCAGTTGAAGTCAAGGCCATGCATTTTTAACCTGGAGGGCAAACGTATTGTTTTAAACCTTCACCTTAAGAACATCAGG gcctatgagAATACTTACTTTCTACTGAATCTGAGACGCACAGCACTCCTGGAGGATGCCTTCTCTCAGCTTCAGCATGCAGGACCACATGACCTCAGGAAATACTTGGGG GTGCGATACATGGAGAATGATGTGCAACTCAAAATATCAGATGTCGACAAAAGAGACTTCTTCTTGAATGTGTTCAGAGAACTCTATCATTCTAACATGTTCATGTACAATGACACAGGCACCTTAGTTTGGTTCCCCTCTCAG GACAGAGTGGAAGTGCAGAAGTACTTCCTGTTTGGCATGCTCTGTGGCCTGGCGCTGTATAACAACAGTGTGGTGCACCTCCCCTTCCCATCAGCGCTGTTCAAGAAGCTTCTCAACATCCCGCCAACGCTGGAGGATCTGTCTGAAATGAGCTCTGTGGCAAA GAGTCTGCAAGATGTGTTGGACTATGACGATGTGGAGAGCATGGGATTTTTCTTCTCT ATATTCTGGGACAACAAAGAGGTTGAGCTAGATCCAAATGAAGCTGGAAAGCCCGTCACCAATTCTAACAA GAAGGAGTTTGTTCATGCCTATGTGGACTATGTATTAAACAAATCAGTGGAGAAGGTGTTTGAAGAGTTCAAGAGGGGCTTCTTCAAAGTGTGTTCGCGAGACGTGGTGGAGATGTTCCACCCAGAGGAGCTGAGGGGGATGATGGTGGGGAAGGAGGACTACGACTGGGACATACTCCAACAG AATGCATCATATGAATTTGGATTCTATGAGAATCACCCAACCATAGTCTTATTCTGGGAGGTGTTCCAGGAACTCTCGGAGGATGACAAGAAGGCCTTTATCT TGTTCTTGACGGGCTTTGAGCGGGTGCCTATCCTGGGGATGCAGCAGATCAAGATGCGAGTACAAGTCCTGCCAGGCTCCACACCGGACCATCTGCCAGAGGCCCTCACATGCCATTCCCTACTGATGCTCCACCCCTACCAGTCCAGGGAGGTGCTGCGGACCAGGCTCAGGGAAGCACTGCACCACCGGAGAGGCTTCTGGGAAG TGTATTGTTGGGGTGAAGCTAAACTTCAAGAACTTAACATCCTTACCAAGAAGGATGTGTGCTGTCATAACTCCGATGCTGTACAGAAGGCTGTCCTCACAACAGCAATCAGCCACCTCTCTATCGGAGATGAAGTGACCGCAATCCTTTGGGAAAATGGAATTGCTTCAGTGGCAGTAAGGAAGCAAAACGGATCAACGTGGCAACAAA TCAGTCTTAAAACGAATGGCAACATTGTGGCTGTTTGTGTCGGAGCAACACATGCAATTTTGCTTACTAAGGAGGGCGCACTACTTCACTGGAGTTCCTCTGATGTATCCAGCATACCAAA GCGTCTGGCGAACGTCCAAAACAGACAAGTTGTTCAGATTGCCTGTGGGGACAATCACTCATTAGCTCTTATCAAAG ATGGGCAGGTCTTCACGTGGGGCCAGAACTCCAACGGTCAGCTGGGTCTGGGGAAGGGGGAGCCCAGCACCATGTCCCCCCAACCCCTCAAGTCTCTGGCGGGGATCCCCCTGTCTCAGATCAGTGCTGGAGGAGAACACAGCTTTGCCCTGTCCCTCTCAGGGGCCGTGTTTGGCTGGGGCAAGAACAGCGCTGGGCAGCTGGGCCTAGGAGACCTCTCAG ATAGGCTCAGTCCTGCCCCTGTGGTCGCCCTTAGTCAGAAGAAGACCACATTCATTTCTTGTGGAGCAGAACACACTGCCGTGTTGACCAAG GGTGGTGGAGTGTTTACGTGTGGATCAGGACGTTATGGCCAGCTGGGGCACAACTCCTTCAGAGACGAACTGAGACCACGACTGGTGGCTGAACTCTGGGGCTCAAAGGTGTCTCAGATTGCCTGTGGGAG GTATCACACACTGGCATTGGTTGAACCCCAAGGCCCAATTTATGCATTTGGATGTGGAGAGCAAGGACAGCTTGGAAGTGGCCAGACAGACAACCAGGCTGTTCCTCTACCTGTTGGTCTGCCACAag AGCAAAACAAGGTAGGCGCCATTAAGAGGATTTTTGCAGGGGCTAACCAGTCATTTGCTGTGAGAACGTCTGAAGAG GATTCGGTTGCTAGCAATCCTGATTTTGATCAAGTCAAGATGATATGGGGTTTAGATTTTGAGATAGCAGACAGATGGATTTCTAGCAGCACAAAGTCTTGGACAAAGACCAAGAG GGACATCACAAAGATGTTCTCATCTGTGTCATGTGTCAGTGGGAGTTTTCTTAAAAG CTCTGACAGACATTACTTGACATCAGAGTATCAGTGCGGTTTGGACCTGTCTATGGCTCGCCAGTATTTTGAGAAGCTTTCACAGAATGAGAAGGTTCTGAAAGAG GTGGAGAGTGTGGTGCGTCTGCGTCTGCTCCCGTCGCTGAGCCCCAGCCCTGCTGGAGTGGAGGGCCTCAGAGTTTACCTCATCCTGCCGGAGCTGCTCAGGGTGCTGCTCAAACACCACAGGGGCACAGACCTCGCCGTCTCATTGGCCCAGGCCATTCTCAGGCTGCACCCTGATTCGCTGAGGATTCTTG agaGCTACTGGTCAAGAATTGGGTATTCCTTCTTCAGAACTGTGGTCAAGAACTTCCTCTGTTACTCTGTATCCAAAAACATCCAACAAGAATCATTGAAAAAAATTGTGGAGATGCTACAGAAACTGTATTCA GTTAACAGTCTAAGACACAGCAGGCTGAATGACAGTCATTTTCACATTAAGGAGATTAACAACTTCCTTTTTGACTTT GAATCGATGGCCCGTCAGgaatttttcaattttttttgggAGGGGAAATCTTCAAAGATCTTGCCATTTGTAAAGTTTTACAGG gaAGTACTCCTGAATTTAACCGCATTTCCTTGCATTTTTGACATGGAGGCAAAGCAGAAGGTGTTCAAAATTAATGTAAAGTCTAAT CACGGACCTCTCATACCACAGACAAATCACAACACCCTACATGTACAGAGAGAAACTTTACTGAAGGACACATTTGAGTATCTGCAAAGGAACATCCATGACTTTCACATGCCTCTGAAG GTGAAATTCGTGGAAGAAAATGGCATTGATGACGGTGGCATATCCCAGGAATTCTTTAGGCTCTTCAGCAAAGCTCTCATCTCAGAGGATTGCAGTCTGCTGTTGGAGGAATCTGAACGTGTGTGGTTCATGTCTAAT gagtgtgaatctgttgatgtatACATGGATATAGGCACCATCGTTGGCATGGCACTGTACAACCAGTGTCTGGTGAACATCCCTTTTCCGTCAGCACTGTTTAAAAAGCTGCTGGGGGAGATGCCGACACTGAGAGACTTGGAGGAACTGTCGCCCTGTCAGGCCAG GTGTTTGAAAGCGTTACTAGATTATGAGGATGAAGAACTAGAGCTGTTGGAGCAAGATTTCAGA GTGAAAGGACAGGATCTCATTCCAAATGGGGGAGACATTTTTGTGACAAAAGGCAACAG GCAAAAATTTGTTGGTCTGTATGTGGACTTTGTGTTTAACAAATCCATGGCACAGCAGTTTGAGGCATTTGCAGAAGGGTTTGGTAGAGCCTGCCCTGAACAGACATGGAAGATGTTCTCACCTGATGAGCTGAGGATTCTTATCTGTGGAGAGCCAAAGTATGAGTGGGAGGATCTCAGGAAG GTGGCTAAGTATGAGGGGTGTGAGAGTTCTGATTTGTTGATTCAGAATTTCTGGAGAGTTCTGTTCGAGCTGTCCAAAGAAGACCAGCTGAAGTTTCTGT CCTTCATCTATGGAACTGACAGGATACCCATTGGAGGGTTGGCCAAACGAAACCTGAAAATTGTGAGACTAATCATGGACAATCCTGACGAATACTTACCCCAGGCCAATGCCTGTTATGGCACCTTGCAACTTCCCAATTACAGCAGTGTTGACATATTACAGGACAAGCTTACTCATGCTATTAACTACTGTGAAGTCTTTGGAATGACTTAG